In Colias croceus chromosome 8, ilColCroc2.1, a genomic segment contains:
- the LOC123693982 gene encoding protein turtle isoform X3: protein MGWRAEQTPHIAAGLLLLLLVYLPVTCHQDHQDAVHITAILGESVVFNCQVDFPEDIPVPYVLQWEKKVGETGQDIPIYIWYESYPTHSGEGYEGRVSRVAPDSPYGAASLNLTNIRESDQGWYECKVVFLNRSPNQHKNGTWFHLDVHAPPRFSITPEEIIYVNLGDAIILNCQAEGTPTPEILWYKDANPVEPSGTVGIFNDGTELRISNIRHEDIGDYTCIARNGEGQVSHTARVIIAGGAVITMPPTNQTKLEGEKVQFSCEAKALPGNVTVKWFREGAPVAEVAALETRVTIRRDGALVINPVAADDSGQYLCEVSNGIGDPQSASAYLNVEYPAKVTFTPTVQYLPFRLAGVVQCYIKANPPLQYVTWTKDKRLLEPYQTKDIVIMNNGSLLFTRVNQNHQGRYTCTPYNAQGTQGSSGPMEVLVRKPPVFTVEPEPLYQRKVGESVEMHCEAQEAEGTQRPSVVWRRRDGLPLQKSRVRALGGNITIDTLRRQDFGIYQCVASNEVATIVADTQLVIEGTQPHAPYNVSGTATEFQVTLRWQPGYAGGPDYKQDYTIWYREAGFSEWTKVPVTPSGATSVTINRLQPGTTYEFQVNSKNTIGEGMMSKAITIRTLGPKSGPPRNLTVTEVHNGFLITWQAPLERSHLVQYYTIKYRTDAQWKTLNRGQIRPEETSYLVKNLVGGRTYYFRVLANSATSYESSDEVRFSVPARVKHKAITAGVVGGILFFIVAIILSVCAVKICNKRKRRKQEKAYNMVAARLTDLRAADSTQVPFKKFRESGISSVVQCLRFTANWIWPASRCGDEVRYWGVIRRVSPAPSASPAPSLAPSSSDDGGFLPRLRAPLRPAAAPPLFRASSPALAPWSPWPPWPPWVPAWTPWSPLHISDLSSVPFPSSADGSFPTPPSFLLRPPRQPTETRVPCGALTRARWRPLPRHARPRPDPPPPHEASPESRSSSSGFGSKNASSSQHNRSSRTGSLAEWRPPPYRPPPPAPPPRPGSGEAGEAADAGSVDVHYEWDRATRTPTPSTPERTRARPSRDDVEARVRAMKEEFLEFRKRQALRRRSPEPLGAPPPLSALAALSPLAPLAPLVPLSPLSPLAPIAPTPAPAETVC, encoded by the exons GGACAGGATATACCGATCTACATCTGGTACGAGAGCTATCCAACGCACAGCGGAGAGGGTTATGAGGGCAGAGTGTCGCGGGTCGCTCCAGACTCGCCGTACGGCGCGGCTAGCCTCAACCTCACTAATATACGAGAGTCAGATCAG GGATGGTACGAGTGTAAGGTGGTGTTCCTCAATCGGTCACCGAATCAACACAAGAACGGCACGTGGTTCCACTTGGACGTGCACGCTCCACCTCGCTTCTCCATCACGCCGGAAGAGATTATATACGTTAATTTAG GAGATGCCATCATACTCAACTGCCAAGCAGAGGGCACACCAACGCCAGAGATTCTGTGGTACAAGGACGCGAATCCCGTGGAGCCATCTGGCACAGTGGGCATCTTCAACGATGGAACCGAACTGCGCATCAGCAACATACGGCACGAAGACATCGGCGACTACACGTGCATCGCGCGCAACGGGGAGGGCCAGGTGTCGCACACCGCTCGCGTCATCATCGCTGGTGGAGCTGTCATCACT ATGCCACCAACAAACCAGACAAAGTTAGAGGGCGAGAAGGTCCAATTCTCGTGCGAAGCCAAGGCCCTACCCGGAAATGTTACAGTGAAATGGTTTCGCGAAGGCGCCCCGGTTGCTGAGGTAGCCGCATTGGAGACACGGGTTACAATACGAAGAGATGGCGCTTTAGTTATCAACCCTGTAGCTGCTGATGATTCCGGTCAATATCTATGTGAAGTGTCGAATGGTATCGGAGACCCGCAGAGCGCTTCAGCTTATTTGAATGTAGAAT aTCCAGCAAAAGTGACATTTACACCGACGGTACAATACCTACCATTTCGCTTGGCTGGAGTAGTGCAGTGCTATATAAAGGCGAACCCACCCCTGCAATACGTCACGTGGACGAAGGACAAAAGACTTCTAGAGCCATATCAGACGAAGGACATTGTGATCATGAACAACGGATCCCTACTGTTCACTAGAGTCAATCAGAACCACCAGGGGAGATATACCTGCACACCGTACAATGCGCAAGGCACTCAGGGATCTTCAG GACCTATGGAAGTGCTAGTTAGAAAACCGCCAGTATTCACTGTAGAACCGGAGCCTTTGTACCAAAGaaag GTGGGGGAATCAGTAGAGATGCACTGCGAGGCGCAAGAAGCGGAGGGCACGCAGCGGCCGAGCGTGGTGTGGCGGCGGCGGGACGGGCTGCCGCTGCAGAAGAGCCGCGTGCGCGCGCTCGGCGGGAACATCACCATCGACACGCTGCGGCGGCAGGACTTCGGGATCTATCAGTGCGTCGCGTCCAATGAG GTGGCAACAATAGTAGCAGACACGCAGCTAGTGATCGAAGGCACGCAACCGCACGCGCCATACAACGTATCTGGCACGGCCACGGAGTTCCAAGTGACGTTGCGCTGGCAACCCGGCTACGCGGGCGGCCCGGACTACAAGCAGGACTACACCATCTGGTATAGAGAGGCTGGCTTCTCCGAGTGGACCAAAGTGCCCGTCACGCCGTCTGGAGCTACTTCT GTCACAATAAACAGGCTTCAACCAGGGACCACTTACGAATTCCAAGTCAACAGTAAGAATACAATAGGAGAAGGAATGATGAGCAAAGCAATTACAATAAGGACCCTTG GTCCAAAGTCGGGTCCGCCCCGCAACCTGACGGTGACGGAGGTGCACAACGGGTTCCTGATCACGTGGCAAGCGCCGCTGGAGCGCTCCCACCTCGTGCAGTACTACACTATCAAGTACCGCACCGACGCGCAGTGGAAGACGCTCAACAGAGGCCAGATACGACCGGAGGAAACCAGCTATCTCG TGAAAAACTTAGTTGGTGGGCGCACGTATTACTTCCGCGTGCTAGCGAACTCGGCGACGAGCTACGAGAGTTCGGACGAAGTGAGATTCTCTGTGCCAGCGCGCGTGAAGCACAAAGCGATCACGGCCGGCGTCGTCGGCgggatattgttttttatcgTCGCCATCATTCTGTCCGTGTGCGCTGTGAAGATTTGCAATAAACGTAAACGACGCAAACAGGAGAAAG CATACAACATGGTAGCCGCGCGACTCACTGACCTCCGCGCCGCAGACAGCACTCAAGTGCCTTTTAAAAA ATTTAGAGAAAGCGGAATATCGAGTGTAGTTCAATGTTTGCGATTCACCGCGAACTGGATCTGGCCCGCATCGCGTTGCGGCGACGAGGTGCGGTACTGGGGAGTGATCCGCCGCGTGTCGCCCGCGCCCTCCGCGTCACCGGCGCCCTCCCTGGCGCCCTCGTCTTCGGACGACGGGGGCTTCCTGCCGCGCCTCCGGGCTCCGCTGCGGCCCGCAGCCGCGCCGCCGCTGTTCCGCGCGTCCTCCCCCGCCCTCGCGCCCTGGTCTCCTTGGCCGCCGTGGCCGCCCTGGGTCCCCGCTTGGACGCCGTGGTCGCCCCTCCACATTTCGGATCTCAGCTCGGTTCCCTTCCCTAGTTCCGCCGACGGCTCTTTCCCGACGCCGCCCTCCTTCCTGCTCCGGCCTCCGCGCCAGCCGACGGAGACGCGCGTGCCGTGCGGCGCGCTGACGCGGGCCCGCTGGCGGCCGCTGCCTCGCCACGCGCGGCCCCGGCCCGACCCGCCCCCGCCGCACGAAGCCTCGCCGGAGAGCCGGTCGTCGTCCAGCGGGTTCGGAAGCAAGAACGCGTCCTCCTCGCAGCACAACCGCAGCAGCCGGACGGGCAGCCTGGCGGAGTGGCGGCCGCCGCCGTACCGGCCGCCGCCGCCGGCGCCCCCCCCGCGGCCCGGCTCGGGCGAGGCGGGCGAGGCGGCGGACGCGGGGTCGGTGGACGTGCACTACGAGTGGGACCGCGCCACGCGCACGCCGACCCCGTCGACGCCGGAGCGCACGCGCGCGCGGCCGTCGCGCGACGACGTGGAGGCCCGCGTGCGCGCCATGAAGGAGGAGTTCCTGGAGTTCCGCAAGCGGCAAGCGCTGCGGCGGCGCTCGCCCGAGCCGCTGGGCGCGCCGCCGCCGCTGTCGGCGCTGGCGGCGCTGTCCCCACTGGCCCCACTGGCCCCGCTGGTCCCGCTGTCCCCACTGTCCCCGCTGGCCCCGATCGCACCCACGCCCGCCCCCGCCGAGACCGTTTGCTGA
- the LOC123693982 gene encoding protein turtle isoform X1, protein MGWRAEQTPHIAAGLLLLLLVYLPVTCHQDHQDAVHITAILGESVVFNCQVDFPEDIPVPYVLQWEKKVGETGQDIPIYIWYESYPTHSGEGYEGRVSRVAPDSPYGAASLNLTNIRESDQGWYECKVVFLNRSPNQHKNGTWFHLDVHAPPRFSITPEEIIYVNLGDAIILNCQAEGTPTPEILWYKDANPVEPSGTVGIFNDGTELRISNIRHEDIGDYTCIARNGEGQVSHTARVIIAGGAVITMPPTNQTKLEGEKVQFSCEAKALPGNVTVKWFREGAPVAEVAALETRVTIRRDGALVINPVAADDSGQYLCEVSNGIGDPQSASAYLNVEYPAKVTFTPTVQYLPFRLAGVVQCYIKANPPLQYVTWTKDKRLLEPYQTKDIVIMNNGSLLFTRVNQNHQGRYTCTPYNAQGTQGSSGPMEVLVRKPPVFTVEPEPLYQRKVGESVEMHCEAQEAEGTQRPSVVWRRRDGLPLQKSRVRALGGNITIDTLRRQDFGIYQCVASNEVATIVADTQLVIEGTQPHAPYNVSGTATEFQVTLRWQPGYAGGPDYKQDYTIWYREAGFSEWTKVPVTPSGATSVTINRLQPGTTYEFQVNSKNTIGEGMMSKAITIRTLDVGAKPKVAPTTAGPVDEKIFQNAPEGSGPKSGPPRNLTVTEVHNGFLITWQAPLERSHLVQYYTIKYRTDAQWKTLNRGQIRPEETSYLVKNLVGGRTYYFRVLANSATSYESSDEVRFSVPARVKHKAITAGVVGGILFFIVAIILSVCAVKICNKRKRRKQEKAYNMVAARLTDLRAADSTQVPFKKFRESGISSVVQCLRFTANWIWPASRCGDEVRYWGVIRRVSPAPSASPAPSLAPSSSDDGGFLPRLRAPLRPAAAPPLFRASSPALAPWSPWPPWPPWVPAWTPWSPLHISDLSSVPFPSSADGSFPTPPSFLLRPPRQPTETRVPCGALTRARWRPLPRHARPRPDPPPPHEASPESRSSSSGFGSKNASSSQHNRSSRTGSLAEWRPPPYRPPPPAPPPRPGSGEAGEAADAGSVDVHYEWDRATRTPTPSTPERTRARPSRDDVEARVRAMKEEFLEFRKRQALRRRSPEPLGAPPPLSALAALSPLAPLAPLVPLSPLSPLAPIAPTPAPAETVC, encoded by the exons GGACAGGATATACCGATCTACATCTGGTACGAGAGCTATCCAACGCACAGCGGAGAGGGTTATGAGGGCAGAGTGTCGCGGGTCGCTCCAGACTCGCCGTACGGCGCGGCTAGCCTCAACCTCACTAATATACGAGAGTCAGATCAG GGATGGTACGAGTGTAAGGTGGTGTTCCTCAATCGGTCACCGAATCAACACAAGAACGGCACGTGGTTCCACTTGGACGTGCACGCTCCACCTCGCTTCTCCATCACGCCGGAAGAGATTATATACGTTAATTTAG GAGATGCCATCATACTCAACTGCCAAGCAGAGGGCACACCAACGCCAGAGATTCTGTGGTACAAGGACGCGAATCCCGTGGAGCCATCTGGCACAGTGGGCATCTTCAACGATGGAACCGAACTGCGCATCAGCAACATACGGCACGAAGACATCGGCGACTACACGTGCATCGCGCGCAACGGGGAGGGCCAGGTGTCGCACACCGCTCGCGTCATCATCGCTGGTGGAGCTGTCATCACT ATGCCACCAACAAACCAGACAAAGTTAGAGGGCGAGAAGGTCCAATTCTCGTGCGAAGCCAAGGCCCTACCCGGAAATGTTACAGTGAAATGGTTTCGCGAAGGCGCCCCGGTTGCTGAGGTAGCCGCATTGGAGACACGGGTTACAATACGAAGAGATGGCGCTTTAGTTATCAACCCTGTAGCTGCTGATGATTCCGGTCAATATCTATGTGAAGTGTCGAATGGTATCGGAGACCCGCAGAGCGCTTCAGCTTATTTGAATGTAGAAT aTCCAGCAAAAGTGACATTTACACCGACGGTACAATACCTACCATTTCGCTTGGCTGGAGTAGTGCAGTGCTATATAAAGGCGAACCCACCCCTGCAATACGTCACGTGGACGAAGGACAAAAGACTTCTAGAGCCATATCAGACGAAGGACATTGTGATCATGAACAACGGATCCCTACTGTTCACTAGAGTCAATCAGAACCACCAGGGGAGATATACCTGCACACCGTACAATGCGCAAGGCACTCAGGGATCTTCAG GACCTATGGAAGTGCTAGTTAGAAAACCGCCAGTATTCACTGTAGAACCGGAGCCTTTGTACCAAAGaaag GTGGGGGAATCAGTAGAGATGCACTGCGAGGCGCAAGAAGCGGAGGGCACGCAGCGGCCGAGCGTGGTGTGGCGGCGGCGGGACGGGCTGCCGCTGCAGAAGAGCCGCGTGCGCGCGCTCGGCGGGAACATCACCATCGACACGCTGCGGCGGCAGGACTTCGGGATCTATCAGTGCGTCGCGTCCAATGAG GTGGCAACAATAGTAGCAGACACGCAGCTAGTGATCGAAGGCACGCAACCGCACGCGCCATACAACGTATCTGGCACGGCCACGGAGTTCCAAGTGACGTTGCGCTGGCAACCCGGCTACGCGGGCGGCCCGGACTACAAGCAGGACTACACCATCTGGTATAGAGAGGCTGGCTTCTCCGAGTGGACCAAAGTGCCCGTCACGCCGTCTGGAGCTACTTCT GTCACAATAAACAGGCTTCAACCAGGGACCACTTACGAATTCCAAGTCAACAGTAAGAATACAATAGGAGAAGGAATGATGAGCAAAGCAATTACAATAAGGACCCTTG ATGTAGGCGCAAAACCAAAGGTGGCTCCGACGACCGCGGGACCCGTAGACGAAAAGATCTTTCAGAATGCTCCTGAGGGATCGG GTCCAAAGTCGGGTCCGCCCCGCAACCTGACGGTGACGGAGGTGCACAACGGGTTCCTGATCACGTGGCAAGCGCCGCTGGAGCGCTCCCACCTCGTGCAGTACTACACTATCAAGTACCGCACCGACGCGCAGTGGAAGACGCTCAACAGAGGCCAGATACGACCGGAGGAAACCAGCTATCTCG TGAAAAACTTAGTTGGTGGGCGCACGTATTACTTCCGCGTGCTAGCGAACTCGGCGACGAGCTACGAGAGTTCGGACGAAGTGAGATTCTCTGTGCCAGCGCGCGTGAAGCACAAAGCGATCACGGCCGGCGTCGTCGGCgggatattgttttttatcgTCGCCATCATTCTGTCCGTGTGCGCTGTGAAGATTTGCAATAAACGTAAACGACGCAAACAGGAGAAAG CATACAACATGGTAGCCGCGCGACTCACTGACCTCCGCGCCGCAGACAGCACTCAAGTGCCTTTTAAAAA ATTTAGAGAAAGCGGAATATCGAGTGTAGTTCAATGTTTGCGATTCACCGCGAACTGGATCTGGCCCGCATCGCGTTGCGGCGACGAGGTGCGGTACTGGGGAGTGATCCGCCGCGTGTCGCCCGCGCCCTCCGCGTCACCGGCGCCCTCCCTGGCGCCCTCGTCTTCGGACGACGGGGGCTTCCTGCCGCGCCTCCGGGCTCCGCTGCGGCCCGCAGCCGCGCCGCCGCTGTTCCGCGCGTCCTCCCCCGCCCTCGCGCCCTGGTCTCCTTGGCCGCCGTGGCCGCCCTGGGTCCCCGCTTGGACGCCGTGGTCGCCCCTCCACATTTCGGATCTCAGCTCGGTTCCCTTCCCTAGTTCCGCCGACGGCTCTTTCCCGACGCCGCCCTCCTTCCTGCTCCGGCCTCCGCGCCAGCCGACGGAGACGCGCGTGCCGTGCGGCGCGCTGACGCGGGCCCGCTGGCGGCCGCTGCCTCGCCACGCGCGGCCCCGGCCCGACCCGCCCCCGCCGCACGAAGCCTCGCCGGAGAGCCGGTCGTCGTCCAGCGGGTTCGGAAGCAAGAACGCGTCCTCCTCGCAGCACAACCGCAGCAGCCGGACGGGCAGCCTGGCGGAGTGGCGGCCGCCGCCGTACCGGCCGCCGCCGCCGGCGCCCCCCCCGCGGCCCGGCTCGGGCGAGGCGGGCGAGGCGGCGGACGCGGGGTCGGTGGACGTGCACTACGAGTGGGACCGCGCCACGCGCACGCCGACCCCGTCGACGCCGGAGCGCACGCGCGCGCGGCCGTCGCGCGACGACGTGGAGGCCCGCGTGCGCGCCATGAAGGAGGAGTTCCTGGAGTTCCGCAAGCGGCAAGCGCTGCGGCGGCGCTCGCCCGAGCCGCTGGGCGCGCCGCCGCCGCTGTCGGCGCTGGCGGCGCTGTCCCCACTGGCCCCACTGGCCCCGCTGGTCCCGCTGTCCCCACTGTCCCCGCTGGCCCCGATCGCACCCACGCCCGCCCCCGCCGAGACCGTTTGCTGA
- the LOC123693982 gene encoding protein turtle isoform X2 produces MGWRAEQTPHIAAGLLLLLLVYLPVTCHQDHQDAVHITAILGESVVFNCQVDFPEDIPVPYVLQWEKKGQDIPIYIWYESYPTHSGEGYEGRVSRVAPDSPYGAASLNLTNIRESDQGWYECKVVFLNRSPNQHKNGTWFHLDVHAPPRFSITPEEIIYVNLGDAIILNCQAEGTPTPEILWYKDANPVEPSGTVGIFNDGTELRISNIRHEDIGDYTCIARNGEGQVSHTARVIIAGGAVITMPPTNQTKLEGEKVQFSCEAKALPGNVTVKWFREGAPVAEVAALETRVTIRRDGALVINPVAADDSGQYLCEVSNGIGDPQSASAYLNVEYPAKVTFTPTVQYLPFRLAGVVQCYIKANPPLQYVTWTKDKRLLEPYQTKDIVIMNNGSLLFTRVNQNHQGRYTCTPYNAQGTQGSSGPMEVLVRKPPVFTVEPEPLYQRKVGESVEMHCEAQEAEGTQRPSVVWRRRDGLPLQKSRVRALGGNITIDTLRRQDFGIYQCVASNEVATIVADTQLVIEGTQPHAPYNVSGTATEFQVTLRWQPGYAGGPDYKQDYTIWYREAGFSEWTKVPVTPSGATSVTINRLQPGTTYEFQVNSKNTIGEGMMSKAITIRTLDVGAKPKVAPTTAGPVDEKIFQNAPEGSGPKSGPPRNLTVTEVHNGFLITWQAPLERSHLVQYYTIKYRTDAQWKTLNRGQIRPEETSYLVKNLVGGRTYYFRVLANSATSYESSDEVRFSVPARVKHKAITAGVVGGILFFIVAIILSVCAVKICNKRKRRKQEKAYNMVAARLTDLRAADSTQVPFKKFRESGISSVVQCLRFTANWIWPASRCGDEVRYWGVIRRVSPAPSASPAPSLAPSSSDDGGFLPRLRAPLRPAAAPPLFRASSPALAPWSPWPPWPPWVPAWTPWSPLHISDLSSVPFPSSADGSFPTPPSFLLRPPRQPTETRVPCGALTRARWRPLPRHARPRPDPPPPHEASPESRSSSSGFGSKNASSSQHNRSSRTGSLAEWRPPPYRPPPPAPPPRPGSGEAGEAADAGSVDVHYEWDRATRTPTPSTPERTRARPSRDDVEARVRAMKEEFLEFRKRQALRRRSPEPLGAPPPLSALAALSPLAPLAPLVPLSPLSPLAPIAPTPAPAETVC; encoded by the exons GGACAGGATATACCGATCTACATCTGGTACGAGAGCTATCCAACGCACAGCGGAGAGGGTTATGAGGGCAGAGTGTCGCGGGTCGCTCCAGACTCGCCGTACGGCGCGGCTAGCCTCAACCTCACTAATATACGAGAGTCAGATCAG GGATGGTACGAGTGTAAGGTGGTGTTCCTCAATCGGTCACCGAATCAACACAAGAACGGCACGTGGTTCCACTTGGACGTGCACGCTCCACCTCGCTTCTCCATCACGCCGGAAGAGATTATATACGTTAATTTAG GAGATGCCATCATACTCAACTGCCAAGCAGAGGGCACACCAACGCCAGAGATTCTGTGGTACAAGGACGCGAATCCCGTGGAGCCATCTGGCACAGTGGGCATCTTCAACGATGGAACCGAACTGCGCATCAGCAACATACGGCACGAAGACATCGGCGACTACACGTGCATCGCGCGCAACGGGGAGGGCCAGGTGTCGCACACCGCTCGCGTCATCATCGCTGGTGGAGCTGTCATCACT ATGCCACCAACAAACCAGACAAAGTTAGAGGGCGAGAAGGTCCAATTCTCGTGCGAAGCCAAGGCCCTACCCGGAAATGTTACAGTGAAATGGTTTCGCGAAGGCGCCCCGGTTGCTGAGGTAGCCGCATTGGAGACACGGGTTACAATACGAAGAGATGGCGCTTTAGTTATCAACCCTGTAGCTGCTGATGATTCCGGTCAATATCTATGTGAAGTGTCGAATGGTATCGGAGACCCGCAGAGCGCTTCAGCTTATTTGAATGTAGAAT aTCCAGCAAAAGTGACATTTACACCGACGGTACAATACCTACCATTTCGCTTGGCTGGAGTAGTGCAGTGCTATATAAAGGCGAACCCACCCCTGCAATACGTCACGTGGACGAAGGACAAAAGACTTCTAGAGCCATATCAGACGAAGGACATTGTGATCATGAACAACGGATCCCTACTGTTCACTAGAGTCAATCAGAACCACCAGGGGAGATATACCTGCACACCGTACAATGCGCAAGGCACTCAGGGATCTTCAG GACCTATGGAAGTGCTAGTTAGAAAACCGCCAGTATTCACTGTAGAACCGGAGCCTTTGTACCAAAGaaag GTGGGGGAATCAGTAGAGATGCACTGCGAGGCGCAAGAAGCGGAGGGCACGCAGCGGCCGAGCGTGGTGTGGCGGCGGCGGGACGGGCTGCCGCTGCAGAAGAGCCGCGTGCGCGCGCTCGGCGGGAACATCACCATCGACACGCTGCGGCGGCAGGACTTCGGGATCTATCAGTGCGTCGCGTCCAATGAG GTGGCAACAATAGTAGCAGACACGCAGCTAGTGATCGAAGGCACGCAACCGCACGCGCCATACAACGTATCTGGCACGGCCACGGAGTTCCAAGTGACGTTGCGCTGGCAACCCGGCTACGCGGGCGGCCCGGACTACAAGCAGGACTACACCATCTGGTATAGAGAGGCTGGCTTCTCCGAGTGGACCAAAGTGCCCGTCACGCCGTCTGGAGCTACTTCT GTCACAATAAACAGGCTTCAACCAGGGACCACTTACGAATTCCAAGTCAACAGTAAGAATACAATAGGAGAAGGAATGATGAGCAAAGCAATTACAATAAGGACCCTTG ATGTAGGCGCAAAACCAAAGGTGGCTCCGACGACCGCGGGACCCGTAGACGAAAAGATCTTTCAGAATGCTCCTGAGGGATCGG GTCCAAAGTCGGGTCCGCCCCGCAACCTGACGGTGACGGAGGTGCACAACGGGTTCCTGATCACGTGGCAAGCGCCGCTGGAGCGCTCCCACCTCGTGCAGTACTACACTATCAAGTACCGCACCGACGCGCAGTGGAAGACGCTCAACAGAGGCCAGATACGACCGGAGGAAACCAGCTATCTCG TGAAAAACTTAGTTGGTGGGCGCACGTATTACTTCCGCGTGCTAGCGAACTCGGCGACGAGCTACGAGAGTTCGGACGAAGTGAGATTCTCTGTGCCAGCGCGCGTGAAGCACAAAGCGATCACGGCCGGCGTCGTCGGCgggatattgttttttatcgTCGCCATCATTCTGTCCGTGTGCGCTGTGAAGATTTGCAATAAACGTAAACGACGCAAACAGGAGAAAG CATACAACATGGTAGCCGCGCGACTCACTGACCTCCGCGCCGCAGACAGCACTCAAGTGCCTTTTAAAAA ATTTAGAGAAAGCGGAATATCGAGTGTAGTTCAATGTTTGCGATTCACCGCGAACTGGATCTGGCCCGCATCGCGTTGCGGCGACGAGGTGCGGTACTGGGGAGTGATCCGCCGCGTGTCGCCCGCGCCCTCCGCGTCACCGGCGCCCTCCCTGGCGCCCTCGTCTTCGGACGACGGGGGCTTCCTGCCGCGCCTCCGGGCTCCGCTGCGGCCCGCAGCCGCGCCGCCGCTGTTCCGCGCGTCCTCCCCCGCCCTCGCGCCCTGGTCTCCTTGGCCGCCGTGGCCGCCCTGGGTCCCCGCTTGGACGCCGTGGTCGCCCCTCCACATTTCGGATCTCAGCTCGGTTCCCTTCCCTAGTTCCGCCGACGGCTCTTTCCCGACGCCGCCCTCCTTCCTGCTCCGGCCTCCGCGCCAGCCGACGGAGACGCGCGTGCCGTGCGGCGCGCTGACGCGGGCCCGCTGGCGGCCGCTGCCTCGCCACGCGCGGCCCCGGCCCGACCCGCCCCCGCCGCACGAAGCCTCGCCGGAGAGCCGGTCGTCGTCCAGCGGGTTCGGAAGCAAGAACGCGTCCTCCTCGCAGCACAACCGCAGCAGCCGGACGGGCAGCCTGGCGGAGTGGCGGCCGCCGCCGTACCGGCCGCCGCCGCCGGCGCCCCCCCCGCGGCCCGGCTCGGGCGAGGCGGGCGAGGCGGCGGACGCGGGGTCGGTGGACGTGCACTACGAGTGGGACCGCGCCACGCGCACGCCGACCCCGTCGACGCCGGAGCGCACGCGCGCGCGGCCGTCGCGCGACGACGTGGAGGCCCGCGTGCGCGCCATGAAGGAGGAGTTCCTGGAGTTCCGCAAGCGGCAAGCGCTGCGGCGGCGCTCGCCCGAGCCGCTGGGCGCGCCGCCGCCGCTGTCGGCGCTGGCGGCGCTGTCCCCACTGGCCCCACTGGCCCCGCTGGTCCCGCTGTCCCCACTGTCCCCGCTGGCCCCGATCGCACCCACGCCCGCCCCCGCCGAGACCGTTTGCTGA